From one Triticum aestivum cultivar Chinese Spring chromosome 4B, IWGSC CS RefSeq v2.1, whole genome shotgun sequence genomic stretch:
- the LOC123091000 gene encoding uncharacterized protein, translated as MALTNFIVTAAVVGGALLLFTTDVRKSGAVFRRNARQIRQWLEEDNASAASKSAKEAVPPPKKLDTEVPKDKPKDH; from the exons ATGGCGCTCACCAACTTCATCGTgacggcggcggtggtgggcgGGGCGCTGCTTCTCTTCACCACCGACGTCCGCAAGTCCGGTGCTGTCTTCCGCCGCAACGCCCGCCAAATCCGACAGTGGCTCGAGGAGGACAACGCCTCCGCCGCATCCAA GTCTGCAAAAGAAGCAGTTCCACCTCCCAAGAAGCTGGATACAGAGGTTCCCAAGGACAAGCCAAAGGATCACTGA